TTACATTTAAAAACTAATTTAGAGGGCTTCTTAAAACCTAATACAAAGCTTAGTGCAATATTGTCCAGCTTACATCCAACACCTGCAGTTTGTGGTTATCCTAAAGACTTAGCGTATTCTTATATTACTGAAAAGGAATCTTACGATAGGTCGTTTTACACTGGATTTTTAGGAGAAATAAATAGCGGAGATATTAATAAGAATAACACAGAAAATTTAGCGTATAGAAAGCAACGATTATCTACCAAACTTTTTGTGAATTTAAGATGCCTCTCAATGTTAAATGATACAGTGACAATTTATGTTGGTGGCGGAATTACTGCAGAGAGCAATCCAGAATTAGAATTTATTGAAACTGTACGAAAAAGTGAGACAATGCTAAGAGCATTGTAATTTAACAAGCTCAGTAGCGCATCCCCAAGCAACTGTAAATCCTGCGCCACCGTGCCCGTAATTGTGGAAGATGTTTTGGTAAGTTTTATCCAACTCAAACCTTACAGATGGCCTTTTTGGTCGTAAACCTACAACTTCCTCTAAGATCTCAGGTTGATTTTTAGTTGAGTTAAATTTAGAAAATCTATTTAAAATTAGTTCGGTATCTGTTGGGTCTACTTTTAGATTCCAATCGTTTTCGTAATCTGTACCACCAATAATACAATCATTAGTTCTATTAATAAGATAGGTTAACGCACCTTTAGTGGTCGAGTCTGCATAAGATGGTAAGTTAATAGGAGCACATCTTAATATTTGTCCACGCATTGGCTTAAGGTCGTTATCGTTACATAACTCTCTTGCACCTAAACCACTACAGTTAATAACAAAATTATTTAAGTTTGAAGCTTCTTCTAGCGTATAAATC
This region of Croceibacter atlanticus HTCC2559 genomic DNA includes:
- a CDS encoding FAD-dependent oxidoreductase, with amino-acid sequence MKSATVIGSGIIGLTTALKLQEAGYAVTIVAKEIFSDTLSSKVGAIWFPFQIEPLHKAHQWAALSYSEYEKDQTNDNGVSFIPFTTVYNTQSNTNWISVLPSGSVRIAKSDELLNEMTQAHISTVPLVEPLHYLPYLFNRFKSNNGTFIKQQIYTLEEASNLNNFVINCSGLGARELCNDNDLKPMRGQILRCAPINLPSYADSTTKGALTYLINRTNDCIIGGTDYENDWNLKVDPTDTELILNRFSKFNSTKNQPEILEEVVGLRPKRPSVRFELDKTYQNIFHNYGHGGAGFTVAWGCATELVKLQCS